The window TTTTTTTAATGCAGtaccccatcccccaccctaaGACATTCTGATCCAGTAGGCGGGACTCGGGAAACTAATTTCTAAAACTCTCCCCAGTGATTCTAATGCGCGACTGTTTTGAGAATCGCAACAGTGGAGAAATGTGCCacacgaatgaatgaatgaatgaatgatgtccTCAAATATACGGCTGGCTTTGCTTCCATGCTCACCAAACAGTCCTCCGATTTTGGACTGGGCGatggggggaggcaggggtgaCCCAATGTGTGGTCAGAGTGTGGACTGCTGCTTCCTGCTGTGTTTGTTGAANNNNNNNNNNATGTGTGGTCAGAGTGTGGACTGCTGCTTCCTGCTGTGTTTGTtgaagacctactgtgtgctgtcAGTTGGCCCTCTGGTATCTGGTTCAGAGTTGGGGATAATTTATAGCCTGCTCATTCTAGACAGGGATCTGATTTCTGGACCTTGAAGACTGAGGACAAATCTGGTGACTGTGCCAAGGTTACAAGTGTCACCTGGGAGAGAAGTCTTCCCAGATTGCTCACCCACCTTGCTCCCCAACCCACCCCGCCTCAGGCAACTGGGCAAAAACTGGGCAAACGAAGGAGCCTCCGAGGGTGGAGGTTTCAGTCTAAGGAATCCGAGTGAGTGAGAGCTTGCCTCTGCCACGCCTTGGCTGTGTCACCTTTGTGGCCTCAGTGTTTCTCATCCGGAAAATGGGAATAGCACTTGCTTAGGAGGGGCTGTAaggatcaaaagagaaaatgcacaGGGCCAGGGACtaagtagctgctcaataaaggTGAATTATTGTCAGTGTTATCACGTTCCCGGCCTGCGGGCACACGCAAAGGTGGAAGCTGTCccggaaaaagaaaactgagatggATCCGTGTGTACTGATTTGGAAAGACTTCAAGACACGctattcagggggaaaaaagcaagttttACAGTAACAGATCTAGTGCAAGCctctcattcattccacagatatttgGAGCACCTTCTGGCACGGTTTTAGATGTTGGGCATTCAGCAATGAACCAACCAGACAGATATCTCTGCCCTCGTGGGGCTAATGTTCTAGCAGGGcgagacaataaataaataagaaaatgccaaGAAGTGGTAAGTACTGTGATGAAAATAATTCAGGATGTTGTGAAAAATCCCCAGGGAGAGAATTCTGAAATTACTAAAATATACTAATAGAAGCATTTTTTCCCCCCGGAAAAGTAGAGAGATATTTAactgtggggagagaggctgaggctccgggctgggggaggcagacgTTTTCCATTGCACACCTTTCTGTAACTTCAGCATTTTCTTAGCCTGTGTGTGtatcacttttattattattcttactgtTTAAAATGGCAACCAAGTGTAGCTGGGTGGAGAGATTCGGGCCAGGTTTTGTTTTCTGCCCtcattctgctctgatttttcgtTTCTTTTAAACAAACAGAGAAGTGGGAGCTGTAATTGTGTTTTCCCTAGGGCGGCTGGAGGAAGATTCCCTTGCCAGCGATCTGGGAATCTGAAACACCCTCAGGGGAGCTGTTCAGGGGTTGGCAATTTTTACAAGCATGTTGAATATTTGAGGTTTCCATTTCTAGGATAATCCTTCCTTTCCCCAGCAAACAAGAACCCAAACGCTTTTACCAATTACAAAATCCAAATGTCTCATCTGAGGAGGTCCTTATCGCTCGGAGGGCGTCGTCATGACTTCACAGACTTGGATGCTGTCGCCAGAATTTCTCAAACGGGTGTCCTAGGGGTTTTCAGTCTCGGGTCTCTGCGAAGCAGCTGTTCAGGGGACCCGATTTGGGGGACCAGgcggaaggaagggagaagaaggcGAGAGGAGGCGCTGCccgccctccgccctccgccAGCGCCCCGAGGCCTCGCAGCGGACGGGCGCCTAGCAACGCGTCTTCTCGTTGCCATGGAGACCGTTAGGAGGCGGGGCGAGAAACCGCGCAaaggggaggggcggggtggcGGGAGGCCCGGCGGGGGCTGAGCGCGGGGGGCTGGGATCGAGGCtcgagcaggaggaggagaaagccgGTGAACCCTAACGGCCGgctctgcaaaaacaaaaacaactcgaATGAGCCAATAATTGTGCAAAGGCCTCCCTGAGCCCTTACCCGCCTCCCACCCCCCCAGgcatctcccttccttcttttcctctttcccttcccttccttttctctctcctgcctgttTCTCTTACACATCTGCCTGGTTCCTTCAGGAGCTGGATAAAACCCCACAACGTGAGTTCCACAAGAGTACACGTGTTCGTTTTTATCCCTCATATTCAAGTCATTCGTTTACCAGGTTTGTCGTAGTCGGAATTTTTCTTTTAACGGTTGGATTTCACTATAAGTGGTTTCCTTTGTCATCCAATGGATTCAATTCTGTGCATCGAAAAACTGTATCCTGAAAAGGGGCCTTGGCACAGAAAGGGTTAAGGATTCCAGAGCTAGCCAGAGTTtaggaaagggaggcagggatgaCCTCTCTAAGAAGGTGACATTGGAGCCGAGGGAGACTGCCAAGAGAAGGTGGGGCAGAACATTCTGAGCGgcgggaacagcaaatgcaaaggccctgtggttgGGGGCGAGCTTAGTGTGTTGGCGGAacagtgaaaaagagagaggtgTGGCTGGAGTGAGGTGAGTGAGgcgaggaggagagaggggagtggggagatCTTGTAGGGCTTTGTGGACCGAAGTGAGGACTGTGACTGAGTGAgagggaagattttaaaaagagtagAGTCAGATCTGACTTTGGTTTTTAAAAgacccctccagctcctgggtcAGGGATGGACTgcaggcagtgggggtggggagagaagcagggagcaAGGCAAGCAATGAGGGTGGCTCCACATTCTGTGGTTCTTAAGGGGTTAATCGGCCTAGCTTTTAAGAGGGGAGCAGGGAATCAGCGTTTATTTTTGTGCCCAGTTCAAATGCCAGGGCCTCCAGTTCAAATGGTGCAACTTGAgatcagcctcagtttccctactgTAAGCAGATGTTGGCGAAGGCACCCGCCTTACCCTCCAGCTCTGAAGATTCATAACAGGAGTGCTCAGCACCTCACTGGGTGCCTGGTTCCAAGGAAACCCTCCATGCAAGttaactgttattattactaatgCCATTGTTATTGTTGTGCATGTTATCGCTGAGACCGCTGCCTCAGAGTTACCTGGGAAGCTTTGCAAGGCCTGGCCCCCACTCCTAGGGATCCTGATCCGCTATGTCTGTGTCTGTGGCTGAGTCTGAGGCCTTTTTGCTTAATTTACgttaattaacatttttgatGGCTAAAAATCCAAGCAACCCTAAAGAATATAGAGTGGCCTGTGTATGTCTCTATGGCCTCTGGgggtccccaggcccctccctaGACACAGCCACTGTGGGCAGTGCTTGCACATGTGGCAAGTTCATGTACACACCAggtcctacacacacacacacacacagaccgtTTCAGATTCACAGGCAGGTGACATCACTTCCTGGcctggtgaccttgagcaagtgattTTCTatcctcagcaataaaatgagaaGGAGCATCCCAGTGTCTCATAGTGACATGGGGAGGATTTCCTGAGTGAACTCAGagaaagcacttagaatggtgCCTAGGACAGAGAAGGATGTAAACTTCATCCTTCTTTTTCATAGCCGTCTAGTATTCCACTGGAAGATTAGACCATAACATCGAGTCAGTCCCTGCCCACGAACAAttaggttcattcattcactcaaaaatatttattgagcaccaactgtgtgccaAGCCCCACGCCGGGGGCCGGTGCAGTAAGACCCTGGTACCCATTTCTCCACCCACACGTATGGGGCATATAGGGAGGAACTGCTGGTGCCCAAGGCCACGTGACTTTAAGTGGTAACACACAAATGGACCATGTAAGTGGCCTTCCAAAGGACGGTCCCTTAGCACACCTACCCCCGGGGCTGGGCTGGAACCCGCCCCTTTCGGACGGCAGGTTTGGGAGCCGCGGCCTTTCGGCCTTTCTCGGGGAAAGTGCTGACGTGGGCCCTGGCGGGCGTTCGGCTTGGAGGCGACGGCCCCAGTGAGGTCCGGAGCGCGGCCACACCCCCGGGGGGAGGGGATGAGGGCGCCCCGAAGGGAGTGGACGGCCCCCCTGTCAGTCTTCCCGAGTCGGGAGTGTAAGATGAGAAGGGGGAAGGTGGGCCTCGCTGGAGGAGGAGGGCGAGGAGGAACTTCCTGCCCCTCCGCTCCTCGGCGCTGAGCGCGGGCCGGGAGGCGGGAGGCGCGGCAAGGTCAGCCTGGCCGGGGGTGGCAGCCTGCCTAGGGGCGGGAGACCCTCCTGGGGGCCGGGCTGCGGCCTCCAAGTGCTTCGGCCATATTGAATAGCCGGCCGTCTTTGTCTGCGAAGTCGTCTCCCAAGTTCCAGGCGCGTCCCCGGGGCCCGGGGCGGGAAGGGCCACGGGCAGCCCGTGCGCCCCACCTCGTTGGCCGCTGGCTGACGGTGGGCTGGGAGCCCCAGGACTGGCCTCGCCTTGGCTCACGTAAGCATCCTGGGAATTGATTCCCACCCGTCTTGGAGGGGATCCGCACTTGGTCCAGACCGGACTGGTGGCAGGCAGAGAAATTGGGAAGTGTTCGTTCATCCCTGGCTGGGGGGGTGCGAGACGCTCCGGGCAGCGCCGCCGGGACCCCACCCCGTCCCCCCAAGACCAGCGGCTTCGTGTAGTTTGGGCTTGTGGCCCCCACTCCAGATTTCACCCTGGAGATCTTAAAGACCCTCGAGAAAAGCCACGTGGGGGGCTGGTTCCCCTGgggcttcctcccctcccccgactGCCTGATCCTCTGGAGCGTCCCGGATGTCTGCAAAGACGTGGATCTGGACGTCCTCGTGGAGGCCTTGAAGCCCGTGGGAACCTTTAAGAAGATCGGCAAGGTGTTCCGCAGGGAGGAGGATTCCACGGTGGGGATGCTGCAGATTGGGGAGGATGTGGACTACCTGCTCATCCCCCGGGAGGTCCGGCTGGCCGGGGGCGTCTGGAGGGTCATCTCCAAGCCCGCCACCAAGGAGGCGGAATTTCGGGAGCGGCTGACCCAGTTTCTGGAGGAAGAAGGCCGCACCCTGGAGGACGTGGCCCGCATCATTGAGAAGAACACCCCgcacccaccccagccccccaaaaaacccaaGGAGCCCCGAGTGAGGAGGAGAGTCCAGCAGATGGTGACCCCTCCTCCCCGGCTTGTCGTGGGCACCTACGACAGCAGTAACGCCAGCGACAGCGAGTTTAGCGACTTCGAGACCTCCAGAGACAAGGGTGACAAGGGCCCCAAAGGCCCCAGGCGCCGCAGAAGGGTGCGCAGAATGCCGGTCAGTTACCTGGGCAGCAAATTCCTCGGGAGCGACCTGGAGAGCGAGGACGACCAGGAGCTGGTGGAGGCCTTCCTCCGGCGCGGGGAGAAACCCAGCGCCCCACCCCCGCGGCGCCGAGTCACCCTGCCCGTGCCCATGTTTGACGACAGCCCCGGGCCCCAGCTGTCCAAGGCGGACAGGTGGCGGGAGTATGTCAGCCAGGTGTCCTGGGGGAAGCTGAAGCgcagggtgaggggctgggcGCCGAGGTCCAGCCCCGGATTGAGCGAGGCCCAGCAGGCCTCACCCCGcgtggagagggagggggccTCGGTGCCAGGCGGCGCCCATCCTGTGGGGGATGCAGGAGACCCACGGGTGCCTGAGACCCCCCCAAGACGCTGGAGGCCCAAGATCAACTGGGCCTCCTTCCGGCGGCgcaggagggaggaagcagcGTCCACAGCTCAGGCGGCAGAGGCTGCCGATGATCAGAGGGCGGAGGCCGCAGATAATCAGAGGGCACGGGCTGCAGATGATCAGAGGGCGGAGGCCGCAGATAATCAGAGGGCACGGGCTGCCGATGAtcagagggcagaggctgcagaTAATCAGAGGGCACAGGCTGCTGATGATCAGAGGGTAGGGGCTGCCGATAATCAGAGGGCACGGGCTGAGGATGATCAGGTGGTGCAGGCTGCAGATGATCAGAGGGTGGAAGCTGCAGCTAATCAGAGAGAGGAGGCTACAGATGATCAGAGGGTGGAGGCTGCAGATGATCAGAGGAAGGAGGCTGCAGCTAaccagagggcagaggccagggctcTCCAGGGCGCAGAGGCTATGGATAATCAGGGGGCAGAGGCCCCAGCTGTCCAGAGGTCAGAGGTTGTGGATAATCAGGGGGCAGGGGCCCCAGCTGTCCAGAGGTCAGAGGTTGTGGATAATCAGAGGGCAGGGGCTCCAGCTATCCAGGGAGCAGAGGTTGTGGATAATCAGAGGGCAGGGGCCCCAGCTGTCCAGGGAGCAGAGGCTGCAGGTGATGAGGCAGAGGCCCCGGCTGTCCAGGAAGCTGAGGCCTCAGCTGCCCGGGGGTCCACAGGGACAACCCCAGGAACTAGGACCCGGAAACAGGTGAAGACGGTGAGGTTCCAGACCCCTGGACGCTTTTCGTGGTTCCGAAAGCGCCGGAGAGCCCTCTGGCACACTCCGCGGTTGCCAGCCCTGCCCAAGAGAGTCCCCAGGGCAGGCGAGGCCAGGCACCTCAGGGTGCTGAGGGCCGAGGCCAGGGCAGAAGCGGGGCAGGGAGAGCAAGAGGACCAGCTgtgaggtgggggcggggggccgcGGAACACCCCGCCACCTGCCACGTTGTCGGCCACTCAGGGCGCGTCCCTCGCTCTCTCCTCCTTGGACGGGGAGGCCCTGTCTGCCTCCGCACTTGAAGATGGAGGTGGGGGCGGCGGCAGACAGCGCCCTCACATCTCCACCCAACCcccctctttgttttcttgttaagGTTTTCACTTTCATGcgttgattttttaaatacagactCTTGTAGGAACCCAAGGAACGTAAAGAAAGGCCCCATACAGTGGGGTGGCATCACCCATGTTGTTAACTTCCTCAAGTGCAACCCTAGGTGCTCAGCTTGCGaaggggggcggggcggggagaaAGGCGCCTTGAACTTGGTGCAAGCcaatttgcaaataaaaacatttccaaactcatttcttAGCTTGGCACTTGGCAACTGAAGAATGCTCCGGGGCGCTCTGGTCGCACCCTGGTGTCCTCTACACTCCCGCCCTCTGTGATGGTGACACTTTGCCTGTCATCCCCAGGCCCCCGGGTTCTGCCGGCTCGGAGAGTCGGGGGTCTGCAGTTGACACATCTCCCCTGACCTTGGTTACGAGGTACAGAAGAATCAGCCAGGAAACGTGtccaaaatgcagattctggggccCTTCGTGCCAGAGCTGTGATTTCTAGAGCTCGCTGTGCGGCCCAGGAATCTATTTGGATCAAGCCCCACAAACATCTTCCGGGGCCGCTTGGCCACTGGACACGTTGGAAAATCATTGCAATAGGAACAGTCCCCAAACGGGGGTTGTGGTGTGGATGTGGGTAGTGTCCTGTGACTGGAGCTTGTCATCGGGGAGAGAGCGGGTTGCTACGGCCCCGTGGGAGCGGGGGGAGATCTCTGTATTGTATGGTGGCCCCCCCCACCATACCCCCACCTGTGAAAAACTGCAAACAGCCACACCCCAGCCTcgaggaaggcaggagaaaaggaaattcatggAGAAGGGAGGTCTGAAGGCCAGCTCTGTCCTCCTGGCTGTGGCCGCAGTCCTGGCCGGAGTGTcttagttttttttcccttggaacTAAAGAATTAAATTCCTTTTTCTGCCACTGCCCTGGAGGTGGTCCTTGCCGGTGCTGTGCAATGCCAAGAGCCCCTTTGCACTTGGGGAAGTTCACAGCTCGTAGCCCAGCAAGAAAGAGCCCCCAGTGGGGTTTGGAAGGAAGACTGGTGTGGACCTCATCTGGACGGGTGAACTTTGCAGGGAGCGGGGGAATCGCCAGGCtggaggggggttgggggggcgcATCTCTGGAGCGGCCAGAGAGCTCTCTGGATGCCAGGCTGGCAGTGGCAGTGGAGGCTGTCCATGGTGGCTGCCCATCTGGGAAGATAGTGGCTTCACCGTGGGGACCCGGCCAGTTTGCgttgctggaaggtgagaggacggGAGCAGAGATGGTGGGAGAGACTCAAGACTTTGGGCAAATCTGTCCCCCAGCTGATTCTCAgtttgtccccccccccccccccccccccccttccccagcTTTCCCGGCGGGAGCATCCAGCGAGGCCCAGGAAGGGGGAGGTCCCTTGGGAAGCGGAGACGGGTACCTGGactttcaatattattttcaaCCCTGGGGGGGTTTCAGATGGTGCCTGCAAGTCCCGGTCTCCAAATGCCCCCTGGGTGCCTCCGGGGCAGTGGTTTCAAACGAGCCAGGATTTTCAGGGAAGAAGCCACAGAAAACTGGCGTTTTGTCTCCAAACCAGCCTTTCTCTAAACTGGCCCAGCCGCCCCTGTCACCAAAGACAATGGAATACATACATGGAGGTGCCACCCTGTGACAGAAGGGGACTTTCCAAGTCCCCCATCCCAGACCCCATGATGGTGTGaccaggaaaaaaggaaaccgttgggggagggggtgctgcaGACAACGGGTGAGGAggaatttggagtcagacagcctggtTCTCTCCCGGCACCGCcccttacaagctgtgtgacctcgggctgcttacttaacccctctgtgcctccatgTACTCATCTGAAAGGGGGCTCATAAGAGAGCTTTCCTCCCAGGATTGCTGAGAGGACTGATGAAGACGTAATGTGTTAGTGCTCAAATCGGCGCCAACAGACGTCatcttgtctcattcctgttctgtATCAGTGGCGGCCAATTCTTTACCGGACTCTCCAGCCCTGATTGGGTCCCTCAGGGCAGCTGTTCCCAGTCCTGGCTGCCGTGTGGATGACCTACCCcggcccagcctgccctcccgGAGATTCCCATGGAACAGTACAGGGTACGGCTCGGGCACCCGTAGTTCCTAAAGCTTTCCAGACGATTCCAGTGTGCACCCGGGGCAGAGAACCGCTACCCGCGGGGTCAGGGGGAGAATCAGACCCCAGAGCTGGGGTTCTCCAGCTGGTCGTGCATCAGAAACACCCGGAGGGCcttttaaaacagatttctgggccccacccccaagTGATGctgcaggtctggggtgggcccaggaaTGCGCATTCCTGGAAGTTCGTAAGCCGATGCCCACGCCGCTGACCCCGGGGCCTCCCGTGAAGGACGCAGCCTTGCAGGAAGGCCCGCTCTCCGCAGCCTGGCGAGCCGAGTCGAGGCGGCGCGGGGGCGCAGGGCACGTGCCCGGAGCACCCCGCACCCGCAGCCCCGGAGCGCCCCCTGGTGGGCCCCGCGGCTCCACTCCCCGGGGTGGGCGCTGGGGAGGGGCGTCGTGTGCCGCCCCCggagcccctgccctccccctccacgAATACTAGGAGCTCACCACGCTCTCAGGAGTCTCGGGACACCCTGTCCCCGCTTGAGCGGGCCGAGGGGCCGGGGCAGGTTCAGCCTGGGATGGGGGGGCGAGGTTGGGAGGGGATGGCTGGGTTTTGGAGCTGGGGCACCCCGGCCTCACGTTTTGGAAACGTAATGCTGTTAAGCGGTTACCGAGGGAGCCCTGGAGTGGGACAAATCCGGGTTCGAGCCCCCGtccctgcctctctgagcctcagtctcctcatctgggaaatgggagcAAAAACGTGGCTTCATCCTAATTCCCCCAAACCTATTCTatccaaagaaggaaataaggacGCACGCACACATCTATTCACTCtgcagaccccccccccccccccccccacggaGGCACAAACACAGCACCTGGAGGGGACGTGAAGACACGTGACTAAGCCCCTGCAACCactcccctgcctcctggagtTCGCACCGGCTGTTCCCGCCTCCCGCAACGCGCTTCCCTGGGGCATCCGCCAGCCTCGCCTCCTCGCCTCCTTCAGTCTTTGCACAAATGTCACTTCTCAGTGGGGCTTCCCCGAACGACCTTAAACGGGAGGTGATGacacaccctccccagccctggcctcctggCCGCCCCGCCGGATTCCCCGCAGCATCACGGAGAAGGCGCGTGTCCTGCGCTTTTCTGGAAGCTTCCGTCCGTCCCCCGGATGGCGCCCCGGGGTCTGCACACGTCTGTCCCGCTCCCTCCGCGGCCCCTCCtcgccccggcccggccccctcCTCCGCCGCCGCCTCCCTCGGCCTCTTCCCCGGACGGGGCTCCGGGGCCCCCGCGGGGACCAGCCCGCCGCCAAGGGCCCCGTGGGCTCCGCGCGCCCCTTTCCACGCGGCTCGGACCGCAGacgctcccccagccccccacgGCGCGCTCCCACCAGGGCGAGCGTTCTGGCACCTTCCTGCGCGGCGCGTCTGGGTCTGCTTCGCCCCCACGCGCGGTTCATTCCGTCCGCCAGTCATTCAACAACTAGACACTGGGCAGCCAGCGTGTGTAGACACTGCGCTGGCGCGGGGCCGCGGCGGGGACAGGACGGCCCACAC of the Equus quagga isolate Etosha38 chromosome 13, UCLA_HA_Equagga_1.0, whole genome shotgun sequence genome contains:
- the CCDC8 gene encoding coiled-coil domain-containing protein 8, which encodes MLQIGEDVDYLLIPREVRLAGGVWRVISKPATKEAEFRERLTQFLEEEGRTLEDVARIIEKNTPHPPQPPKKPKEPRVRRRVQQMVTPPPRLVVGTYDSSNASDSEFSDFETSRDKGDKGPKGPRRRRRVRRMPVSYLGSKFLGSDLESEDDQELVEAFLRRGEKPSAPPPRRRVTLPVPMFDDSPGPQLSKADRWREYVSQVSWGKLKRRVRGWAPRSSPGLSEAQQASPRVEREGASVPGGAHPVGDAGDPRVPETPPRRWRPKINWASFRRRRREEAASTAQAAEAADDQRAEAADNQRARAADDQRAEAADNQRARAADDQRAEAADNQRAQAADDQRVGAADNQRARAEDDQVVQAADDQRVEAAANQREEATDDQRVEAADDQRKEAAANQRAEARALQGAEAMDNQGAEAPAVQRSEVVDNQGAGAPAVQRSEVVDNQRAGAPAIQGAEVVDNQRAGAPAVQGAEAAGDEAEAPAVQEAEASAARGSTGTTPGTRTRKQVKTVRFQTPGRFSWFRKRRRALWHTPRLPALPKRVPRAGEARHLRVLRAEARAEAGQGEQEDQL